The following DNA comes from Moritella sp. 24.
GATTTCAACGTGACGAATCGGTGAAAGAACCAGAAGACCATATTGCGGCATTGCTCGAAGTCATGACGATGCTTGTCGCAGAAAATAATCACAAGGTACAAGCCGAGTTTTTCAATCGTCATATCGATACTTGGTTTGAACGCTTTTGTCAGGATTTAAAGGTAGCTAAAAACGCCGTGTTTTATAGCGCTGTTGCAGAGCTCGCCTTGCAATTTTTAAGCATTGAAAAAATACGTTTTATCGACGTAAAAAAATAATAACGATAGAGGATCAAACTGGATGAGTAAACAAAATAAGCCGGATGAAAACCGCCGCCAATTATTAAAAAATATTGGTTTAGGTGTTGCGGCAGGTGCAATTGCGACAGGTGTATCAACCTCAGCAAATGCGTCTATCGATACGCAAAGTCAGCAAGATAAACAGGAAAAGACAACAGGTTACCATGAAACTCAACACATTCGTGATTACTACGATTCTCTATAAGCGGAGCTCTAAATGAAATTAACTAAACGTTCCGATACGGTCAACAAGGACGAAAAACAACTGGGTATTTCGCGCCGTTCGTTTATGCGTAACTCTTCAATTGCTGCCGCTGGTGGTGCTGTTGGCGTTGGTATGTTCGCACCCGGCATGATGAAAAAAGCCGAAGCGAAATCTGTTGATCCTGAATCGCCAGTTGAAATCAAACGTACGATTTGTTCTCACTGTTCAGTAGGCTGCGGTATTTATGCTGAAGTGCAAGAGGGTGTATGGACAGGTCAAGAACCTGCATTTGATCACCCGTTTAATGCGGGTGGACATTGCGCTAAAGGTGCAGCACTTCGTGAACATGGTCATGGTGCGAAACGTCTTAAATATCCAATGAAACTGGTTAACGGTAAATGGATAAAAATGAGCTGGGAAACCGCGCTTGAAGAAGTCAGCCAGCAAGTACTTAAGATCCGTGAAGAATCAGGTCCAGACTCGGTTTATTGGTTAGGCTCTGCAAAGCATAACAACGAGCAAGCATATTTATTCCGTAAAATGGTATCGATGTGGGGCACGAATAATGTCGATCACCAAGCCCGTATTTGTCACTCTACAACTGTAGCTGGTGTAGCAAATACGTGGGGTTATGGTGCGATGACTAACTCGCTAAATGATATGCATAATTGTAAATCAATTTTGTTTATCGGCTCAAACCCTGCTGAAGCACATCCAGTTGCGATGCAGCATATCTTGCTCGCGAAAGAAAAGAACAACTGTAAAATTGTTGTAGCCGATCCACGCCGTACACGTACTGCTGCAAAAGCAGATCACTATGTGTCTTTACGCCCGGGTTCTGACGTTGCTTTCGTTTGGGGCGTGTTATATCACGTGTTCAAAAACGGTTGGGAAGATAAAGAATTCATTCACCAACGTGTTTATGGCATGGAAGAGGTGCGTGCTGAAGTTGCAAAATGGACTCCTGCTGAAGTAGAGCGTGTTTCTGGTGTTGCTGAAGCTGATGTTTATGAAACGGCGAAACTGCTTTCTGAACACCGTCCAGGTTGTGTTGTTTGGTGTATGGGTGGTACGCAACATACCACGGGTAACAATAATACGCGTGCATATTGCATTCTAGAACTTGCGCTTGGCAACATGGGTAAACCAGGTGGTGGTGCAAATATTTTCCGTGGTCACGATAACGTACAGGGTGCGACTGACTTTGGTGTATTAGCAGATAACTTACCGGGTTACTACGGCCTTTCTGAAGGTGCTTGGAAGCATTGGGCTGGCGTGTGGGATGTTGATTACAATTGGCTAAAAGGCCGTTTTGATCAAAATGCTTACCGTGGCAAAAAACCAATGAACCACGCGGGTATTCCGGTATCACGTTGGATTGATGGTGTATTAGAAAATAAAGACAACATTGAGCAGAACGATAACATTCGTGCCATGTTCTATTGGGGTCACGCAGTTAACTCACAAACACGTGGGCCAGAAATGCGCACTGCGATGGGCAAACTGGACATGATGGTGATTGTTGACCCGTACCCAGGTGTTGCAGCAGTAATGAATGGTCGTACTGACAATGTTTACTTGCTACCAGCGACAACGCAGTTTGAAACAACAGGTTCTGTTACCGCAACAAACCGTTCAATCCAATGGCGCGATCAGGTAATTGAGCCGCTATTCGAATCAAAACCTGATCATGAAATCATGTATTTGTTGACGAAGAAGCTTGGTCTAGCAGATCAGTTATTCAAAAATATTGCAGTGAAGAACAACCAACCTGTGATTGAAGACATTACTCGTGAATTCAATAAAGGTATGTGGACAATTGGTTATACAGGTCAAAGTCCTGAACGTCTAAAAGCCCATCAGAAAAATTGGCATACGTTCCATAAAACGACGCTTGAAGGCGAGGGCGGTGTTGCGAACGGTGAAACTTACGGTTTACCTTGGCCATGTTGGGGTACGCCAGAGATGAATCACCCAGGGACCCATATCCTTTATGATACATCTAAGCCTGTTGCGCTTGGTGGTGGTAACTTCCGTGCACGTTTTGGTGTTGAACGTAATGGCGAAAGCTTACTGGCTGTTGATAGTTATTCAAAAGACTGTGAGTTAGAAGGTGGTTTCCCAGAGTTCAGTGACAAACTGCTTAAACAACTTGGCTGGTGGGATGAACTGACAGCTGACGAGAAAGTAAAAGCAGAAGGTAAAAACTGGAAAACTGACGTATCTGGCGGTATTCAACGTGTGGCTATCAAGCACGGTTGTATTCCTTACGGTAATGCAAAAGCGCGTGCTGTTGTATGGACTTTCCCAGATGCAGTACCACTTCATCGTGAACCACTCTATACGCCGCGTCGTGATCTAGTGACTGATTACCCAACGTGGAATGATAGTGAGGCGATGTTCCGTCTGCCAACATTATATAAATCAATCCAAGATAAAGACGTATCAGGTGAATACCCGATCGTACTGACTTCTGGGCGTTTGGTTGAGTATGAAGGTGGTGGTGATGAAACCCGTTCAAACCCATGGTTAGCAGAGCTACAACAAGAAATGTTTGTTGAAGTTAACCCGAAAGATGCCAACGATTTAGGGTTCAGAGATGGTGAAATGGTGTGGGTAGAAGGTGCAGAAAAAGGCCGTATTCACGTTAAAGCAATGGTTACACGCCGTGTTAAACCGGGTCTTGCCTTTATTCCGTTCCACTTTGGTGGTTATTTCCAAGGTGAAGATTTACGTGGCAACTACCCTGAAGGTTCAACCCCGTATGTATCGGGTGAATCAGCAAACATTGCGACAACCTATGGTTATGACCCTGTGACACAAATGCAGGAAACGAAAGTAACCCTCTGTAAAATATCTAAAGCGTAAGGAGTCATTCCGATGGCGAGTATGAAATTTCTGTGTGACTCGAAACGTTGTATTGAATGCAATGGTTGTGTTACCGCATGTAAGAATGAAAATGATGATGCACTACAATGGGGTATTCAACGCCGCCGCGTAGTTACCTTAAACGACGGTGAACCGGGTGAAAACTCAATCTCTGTTGCTTGTATGCATTGTACTGATGCCCCGTGCATGGCAGTTTGTCCTGCCGATTGTTTCGAACGTACTGAAGACGGTATTGTGCGACATGATAAAGACCTGTGTATTGGTTGTGGCTATTGCTTATTTGCTTGCCCGTTTGGTGCACCGCAATTTCCGAAGCAAGATGCCTTTGCTGAACGCGGTAAAATGGACAAATGTACCTTCTGTGCTGGTGGACCAGGTGTTGAACCGGGCTCTGAAGAAGAGAAGCAAAAATACGGTGCAAACCGTATTGCTGAAGGTAAATTACCTATGTGTGCGTCGCTTTGTTCAACGAAAGCTTTGCTTGCTGGTGATGCTGCAAAAATATCAGATGTTTATGCTGAACGTGTTGTTGCACGTGGTGCAAAAAATGCGGGTTGGGCTGGCACTGTAGACCTTGCTTATGACGCGAGTAAACCGCAAGAAAGTTAATTTGTTCGTCAGAATAGATTAGCTGTAATATAAACATAGGTAGCCTGTTTATTCGTGATAATCAGGCCCTATTTAGCGCTGTAGTCTAGCTACAGTGAGGAGATTTAATGACTAAGCGAATTCAACATTGGTTCACTCTGTTAGTGAGTGTATTAATGCTGAGCTTTACCTTGTCAGCATTTGCTAATGAAACAGCAGATAACGAGACTCGTAGTGAACGTTTAGGTGAATCAGCAGTACAAGGCGAGCTTGCAGGCTTTGCGGGAGCTGACTATTGGCGTGCAGTACGAGATGGTCAAGAGGGTTATACGACATCTAAATCAGCTGAACACGGTGTGTTGATCAGTGTACCGGGACAAGCTTGGTTTATTCTTAAAGAAAAATGGATGTCACCATTAGGTGCGTTGGCTATCTTTGGCAGCATTGGCTTAGTGGTGCTGGCTTACTTTACAATCGGTCCATTAAGACTGAGTAAAGCAAGAACGGGGCGTAAGATCCAACGCTGGAGTTTGGTCGATCGTACGTTACATTGGAGCATGGCATTTACCTTTTTAAGTCTTGCTGCGACAGGACTGGCACTGGTATACGGCAAACACTTTATTAAGCCTATTATTTCTCGTGATATTTGGGCTATGTTCATCTATGGCGCAAAGCAGTACCACAACTATGTTGGTCCCTTGTTTGCCATTTTACTGTTTACAGTGATGGTTAAGTGGTGGCGTAAGAGCCTGTTCACTAAAGTTGATATTAATTGGTTCAAGAAAATGGGCGGTATGGTCGGTAAACATAAAGGCACGCATCCATCTGCTGATTTCTCTAACGGTGGTGAAAAAGCCCTGTTCTGGTTACTGATCTTTTGTGGTGTGTTCATTATCTTTAGTGGTTTTATTCTTGATTTCCCAATCTTTGATCAAACTCGCCGCGACATGGAACTATCTAACTTAGT
Coding sequences within:
- a CDS encoding twin-arginine translocation signal domain-containing protein; the protein is MSKQNKPDENRRQLLKNIGLGVAAGAIATGVSTSANASIDTQSQQDKQEKTTGYHETQHIRDYYDSL
- a CDS encoding formate dehydrogenase subunit alpha, whose translation is MKLTKRSDTVNKDEKQLGISRRSFMRNSSIAAAGGAVGVGMFAPGMMKKAEAKSVDPESPVEIKRTICSHCSVGCGIYAEVQEGVWTGQEPAFDHPFNAGGHCAKGAALREHGHGAKRLKYPMKLVNGKWIKMSWETALEEVSQQVLKIREESGPDSVYWLGSAKHNNEQAYLFRKMVSMWGTNNVDHQARICHSTTVAGVANTWGYGAMTNSLNDMHNCKSILFIGSNPAEAHPVAMQHILLAKEKNNCKIVVADPRRTRTAAKADHYVSLRPGSDVAFVWGVLYHVFKNGWEDKEFIHQRVYGMEEVRAEVAKWTPAEVERVSGVAEADVYETAKLLSEHRPGCVVWCMGGTQHTTGNNNTRAYCILELALGNMGKPGGGANIFRGHDNVQGATDFGVLADNLPGYYGLSEGAWKHWAGVWDVDYNWLKGRFDQNAYRGKKPMNHAGIPVSRWIDGVLENKDNIEQNDNIRAMFYWGHAVNSQTRGPEMRTAMGKLDMMVIVDPYPGVAAVMNGRTDNVYLLPATTQFETTGSVTATNRSIQWRDQVIEPLFESKPDHEIMYLLTKKLGLADQLFKNIAVKNNQPVIEDITREFNKGMWTIGYTGQSPERLKAHQKNWHTFHKTTLEGEGGVANGETYGLPWPCWGTPEMNHPGTHILYDTSKPVALGGGNFRARFGVERNGESLLAVDSYSKDCELEGGFPEFSDKLLKQLGWWDELTADEKVKAEGKNWKTDVSGGIQRVAIKHGCIPYGNAKARAVVWTFPDAVPLHREPLYTPRRDLVTDYPTWNDSEAMFRLPTLYKSIQDKDVSGEYPIVLTSGRLVEYEGGGDETRSNPWLAELQQEMFVEVNPKDANDLGFRDGEMVWVEGAEKGRIHVKAMVTRRVKPGLAFIPFHFGGYFQGEDLRGNYPEGSTPYVSGESANIATTYGYDPVTQMQETKVTLCKISKA
- the fdh3B gene encoding formate dehydrogenase FDH3 subunit beta — translated: MASMKFLCDSKRCIECNGCVTACKNENDDALQWGIQRRRVVTLNDGEPGENSISVACMHCTDAPCMAVCPADCFERTEDGIVRHDKDLCIGCGYCLFACPFGAPQFPKQDAFAERGKMDKCTFCAGGPGVEPGSEEEKQKYGANRIAEGKLPMCASLCSTKALLAGDAAKISDVYAERVVARGAKNAGWAGTVDLAYDASKPQES
- a CDS encoding formate dehydrogenase subunit gamma, which encodes MTKRIQHWFTLLVSVLMLSFTLSAFANETADNETRSERLGESAVQGELAGFAGADYWRAVRDGQEGYTTSKSAEHGVLISVPGQAWFILKEKWMSPLGALAIFGSIGLVVLAYFTIGPLRLSKARTGRKIQRWSLVDRTLHWSMAFTFLSLAATGLALVYGKHFIKPIISRDIWAMFIYGAKQYHNYVGPLFAILLFTVMVKWWRKSLFTKVDINWFKKMGGMVGKHKGTHPSADFSNGGEKALFWLLIFCGVFIIFSGFILDFPIFDQTRRDMELSNLVHMLASLVLICGFVFHIYVGLVGIEASLEGMVTGEVDETWAKEHHDIWYEKVKDLPENQPSKVSTSKSDEK